A window of Diospyros lotus cultivar Yz01 chromosome 14, ASM1463336v1, whole genome shotgun sequence contains these coding sequences:
- the LOC127790976 gene encoding uncharacterized protein LOC127790976, whose translation MLQVHYIRRNFKSIDFGQEDLKSLSDAVDGFSLMTYDFSGPQHAPLKWIRSTLQLLLGPSGTGTSSLAHKIFIGINFYGNDFILSEGLLRLFVFVGTAQAFFYSVGEEQRGAFSFVYTDNKRVKHVVLF comes from the exons ATGTTACAGGTCCACTATATTCGGAGAAACTTCAAGAGTATTGACTTTGGGCAAGAGGATCTTAAAAGCTTGAGTGATGCAGTGGATGGTTTTTCGCTTATGACCTATGACTTCTCAGGGCCGCAGCATGCACCTCTGAAGTGGATCCGTTCTACTTTACAGCTACTCCTTGGTCCCTCCGGTACGGGTACTTCTAGCCTGGCCCACAAGATATTTATTGGTATCAATTTCTATGGCAATGACTTCATCCTCTCCGAAG GCCTTCTTCGATTATTTGTCTTTGTTGGAACAGCACAGGCCTTCTTCTATTCAGTGGGAGAAGAGCAGCGCGGAGCATTTTCTTTTGTATACACTGACAATAAGCGTGTCAAGCATGTAGTGCTGTTTTAG